In Methanomicrobiales archaeon, the DNA window GGCAGGATCGCTGCGGAACCAGCTCGTGGTGGCGACGCCGGCCCGCGTGGATCCGGAGAGCCTGGAGAGCCTGCTGGAGATCTTCCGGCGGGAGGGGGCGCGCACCGTGCTCGCCACACCGGAGGAGCACGACCGCATGATGGCGGTGGTGCAGGGGCTCGTTCACTTCTCCACCCTCTGCATGGCAGAGGCGATGCGGCGCCAGGGGGTGGACATCCGAAGCGCCCTCGCCTTCACCAGCCCGATCTACCGCATCGAGCTCGGGCTCGTCGGGAGGCTGCTCTCCCAGGACCCCGACCTCTACGGGGACATGCTCCAGCTGAACCCCTTCGTCCCCGAGGTGCTGGCCGCTTTCCGCGGCGCGGCCGGGGATCTGAGCGCCATCGTGGAGGGAGGTGATCTGCCCGCATTCCGTGCGTTTTTCGGGGCGAATGCCCGGAAGTACGCGGACTACAGCCCGCAGGCGGCAGAAGAGACGGATGCGCTCATCCAGTTCCTGGTGAACCGATGATCGTGGCAGCACTCGGGCCGGAGGGGACGTTCTCCCACGAACTGGCGAAGAGACTCTTCTCCGGGCCCATCCTGCTCCTCCCGTCCATCCGCAGCATCTGTAACCGGGTCGAGGAGGGAGGTGTCCTCGGGCTGGTACCCATCGAGAACAGCGAGGCGGGCGGGGTCGGGCCCACGCTCGACGCCCTCCAGCGCCAGCGGATCTACATCGTGGGCGAGGCCTACCTTCCCGTGCACCATCACCTCGCCGCCTTCGAGCCGCTGGAGCGGCTGGAGGTGATCTACGCCCACCCCCAGACCCACGAGCAGTGCAGTAACCTCCTGGACGCCTGGGAGCGTCCGATCATCCACACCAGCAGCAACGCGGAGAGCGCGGTGGCGATGCGGAACCGCCCGCACAGCGGGGCGGTCGTCTCGCAGATGGTCGCGGATCTCCACGGGGTTCCCATCATCCTGCGGGAGATCCAGAACAGCCCCCACAACATCACCCGCTTCGTGCTGCTGCGCAATACGCCCCTCCCGGCGGGGGAGGGCACCAAGTGCAGCATCATCATCGATCCCCGGACCGACCGTCCCGGGCTGCTCCATTCGCTCCTGGACGCCTTCGCCCGACACGGGATCAACCTGACCCGGATCGAGTCCCGCCCCTCCAAGCGGGGCATCGGAAGCTACATCTTCTTCCTGGACTTCGAGACGTCCGAGGGATGGATCGATGCGATCGCGGAGCTGTCCCGACTGACCTGCGTCAAAGAGCTCGGCTGCTACGGGAGGCTGGAATGAACGTTACGATGGAACGGCGGAGGGGCGTGGACGCGGCATTTACCGCCCCGCCCTCCAAGAGCTACACCCACCGCGCCCTGGTGGCGGCCGCACTCGCCACGGGCGAATCGATCCTGGACCGCCCGCTCCGCTCCGAGGACACGGATCGCACGCTCCATGCCCTGGAGCGCATGGGCGTCGTGGCGGTCCACTGCCGCACCGACCGTCTCATGATCGAGGGCTGCAGCGGGCGGCCCCCCTGCCGCGTGCGGGAGCCGATCTTCCTCGGCAACTCCGGCACCAGCCTCCGCCTGCTCACCGGCGCGGCTCTGCTCTGCGGGAACCCGCTCATCCTGACCGGGGACGCCCGCTTGCAGGAGCGGCCGGTGGGGCCGCTCGTGGAGGCGTTCAACGCGCTCGGGGGGGAGATCGCTTACCTGGGGAGGGCGGGCTGCCCCCCCATCCGGGTGCAGGGAAGGCTCCGCGGCGGGAGTGTCGAGATCGACGGCAGCGTGAGCAGCCAGTTCGCCTCGTCCCTCCTGATGGCCGCACCCTATGCCGAACGGGACGTGGAGGTGCGGGTGAGAGGCCCGCCGGTCTCCCGCTCCTACCTGGACGTGACCGTCGATCTCATGCGGGTTTTCGGGGTTCCCGTGGAGCGGGAGGGCTACTCCCGATTCCGGGTTCGGGGCGGGAGGGGCTACCGGGCGGCGCGGTACGCCGTCGAGGGGGACTACTCGTCCGCATCCTACTTCTTTGCCATCGCCGCCGTCTGCGGCGGCAGGGTCGCCGTTGAGAACCTGAACCCCGGCTCCGTTCAGGGGGACCGTCTCTTCCTGGACGCCCTGGAGGCGATGGGCTGCCGCGTTCGGAGGAGTGCCGGGCGGATTGCCGTGGAGCGGACGGGAGGGCTCTCGGGGATCGAGATCGACATGTCCTCCGCCCCGGACACCGTCCAGACCCTCTGCATGGCCGCCGCGGTGGCTGACTCGCCCACCACCATCCGGGGGATCGCCCACCTGAAGTACAAGGAGAGTGACCGCGTACGCGTCACCGCAGAGATTCTGCGGCGAATGGGCGCCCGCGTGGAGGTGGGGGAGAACAGCATCGCCATCGCCCCGGCACCCCTCCGAGGGATCGCCGTGGATCCGCAGGGCGACCACCGCACCGCCATGTCCTTCGCCGTCCTGGGTCTCGGGATCGGCGGCGTCGCGATCGAGCACGCGGAAGTCGTGGAGAAGTCCTTCCCTCGCTTCTGGGAGGCGCTCGCGGAGGCGGGGCTGTGAGGCGGGTGGTGCTCCTGGGGTTCCGGGGAACGGGGAAGAGCGCCGTCGGGCGACGGCTCTCGGAGATGCTCGGCGTCCCGTTCCACGACACCGATGCCGTGATCGAGG includes these proteins:
- a CDS encoding prephenate dehydratase domain-containing protein; this translates as MIVAALGPEGTFSHELAKRLFSGPILLLPSIRSICNRVEEGGVLGLVPIENSEAGGVGPTLDALQRQRIYIVGEAYLPVHHHLAAFEPLERLEVIYAHPQTHEQCSNLLDAWERPIIHTSSNAESAVAMRNRPHSGAVVSQMVADLHGVPIILREIQNSPHNITRFVLLRNTPLPAGEGTKCSIIIDPRTDRPGLLHSLLDAFARHGINLTRIESRPSKRGIGSYIFFLDFETSEGWIDAIAELSRLTCVKELGCYGRLE
- the aroA gene encoding 3-phosphoshikimate 1-carboxyvinyltransferase, whose product is MNVTMERRRGVDAAFTAPPSKSYTHRALVAAALATGESILDRPLRSEDTDRTLHALERMGVVAVHCRTDRLMIEGCSGRPPCRVREPIFLGNSGTSLRLLTGAALLCGNPLILTGDARLQERPVGPLVEAFNALGGEIAYLGRAGCPPIRVQGRLRGGSVEIDGSVSSQFASSLLMAAPYAERDVEVRVRGPPVSRSYLDVTVDLMRVFGVPVEREGYSRFRVRGGRGYRAARYAVEGDYSSASYFFAIAAVCGGRVAVENLNPGSVQGDRLFLDALEAMGCRVRRSAGRIAVERTGGLSGIEIDMSSAPDTVQTLCMAAAVADSPTTIRGIAHLKYKESDRVRVTAEILRRMGARVEVGENSIAIAPAPLRGIAVDPQGDHRTAMSFAVLGLGIGGVAIEHAEVVEKSFPRFWEALAEAGL
- a CDS encoding prephenate dehydrogenase/arogenate dehydrogenase family protein, which encodes MQAGIIGGTGKMGGLFARVLERAGYRVRCTGSRGPYTNRELAEESDLVVVSVPIRSTVPVIREIASVLSEDQLLCDLTSLKVEPVRAMLASRARVVGLHPMFGPSAGSLRNQLVVATPARVDPESLESLLEIFRREGARTVLATPEEHDRMMAVVQGLVHFSTLCMAEAMRRQGVDIRSALAFTSPIYRIELGLVGRLLSQDPDLYGDMLQLNPFVPEVLAAFRGAAGDLSAIVEGGDLPAFRAFFGANARKYADYSPQAAEETDALIQFLVNR